One Myxococcales bacterium genomic region harbors:
- a CDS encoding efflux RND transporter periplasmic adaptor subunit: protein MPRTRFSSLSSSLALAWTMAAAVVLPTAGCKEKASAAEPAPPTGPKTVKFDPKALARLGVKVDVAGAKTAENDIEVAGSLEYNLERYAEVGVILDGRVSSIHVKVGDAVKRGQLLATVVVPSIAAAQADFVSAEAAARIAKENSAREEALLQRELTTAREAEVARGEAIKTQAELAAATAKLQAFGVARPSGTGTISGAGTLTLASPIEGVVVRREAVLGKFLQPQETAFVIADPHSLRASLNVYEQDLGYFKIGSETTITFDALPGKVVKGTVLVVEPQVGKSSRTARALIEVPNHDGALRPGLFVRASIPLPQEAGEHLLVPASAVQPLADDDVVFVERSEGVFEVRRVEVARRTPQVVTLRAGVSKGERIVVAGGFVLRGEVTKQ, encoded by the coding sequence ATGCCCCGCACCCGCTTCTCGAGCCTCTCCTCGTCCCTCGCCTTGGCCTGGACCATGGCGGCTGCGGTCGTGCTTCCCACGGCTGGCTGCAAGGAGAAGGCGTCGGCCGCGGAGCCCGCTCCTCCCACCGGTCCGAAGACGGTCAAGTTCGATCCCAAGGCGCTCGCTCGCCTCGGCGTGAAGGTCGACGTGGCCGGCGCGAAGACGGCCGAGAACGACATCGAGGTGGCCGGCTCGCTCGAGTACAACCTCGAGCGTTACGCCGAGGTGGGCGTCATCCTCGACGGGCGCGTCTCGTCCATCCACGTGAAGGTGGGCGACGCCGTCAAGCGTGGCCAGCTCCTCGCCACGGTGGTCGTGCCTTCGATCGCGGCCGCGCAGGCCGATTTCGTGTCGGCCGAGGCCGCGGCGCGCATCGCCAAAGAGAACTCGGCGCGCGAAGAGGCCTTGCTCCAACGTGAGCTCACCACCGCCCGCGAGGCCGAGGTCGCCCGCGGCGAGGCCATCAAGACCCAAGCCGAGCTCGCCGCCGCCACGGCGAAGCTCCAGGCTTTCGGCGTCGCGCGGCCCTCCGGCACGGGCACCATCTCGGGCGCGGGGACGCTCACCCTCGCGTCCCCGATCGAGGGTGTCGTCGTGCGACGCGAGGCGGTGCTCGGCAAGTTCCTCCAACCCCAAGAGACGGCCTTCGTGATCGCCGACCCGCACTCGCTGCGAGCGTCGCTCAACGTGTACGAGCAAGACCTCGGCTACTTCAAGATCGGCTCCGAGACGACCATCACGTTCGATGCGCTCCCCGGCAAGGTCGTGAAGGGCACGGTGCTCGTGGTCGAGCCGCAGGTCGGCAAGTCGAGCCGCACCGCGCGTGCCCTCATCGAGGTGCCGAACCACGACGGCGCGCTCCGGCCCGGTCTCTTCGTGCGCGCTTCCATCCCGCTCCCGCAAGAGGCGGGCGAGCACCTGCTCGTTCCTGCTTCTGCCGTGCAGCCCCTCGCCGATGACGACGTCGTCTTCGTGGAGCGCTCCGAGGGCGTGTTCGAGGTGAGGCGCGTCGAGGTGGCGCGGCGGACGCCGCAGGTCGTGACCCTCCGCGCGGGGGTGTCGAAGGGCGAGCGTATCGTGGTCGCGGGCGGCTTCGTGCTGCGCGGCGAGGTCACGAAACAATGA